Proteins encoded together in one Orcinus orca chromosome 13, mOrcOrc1.1, whole genome shotgun sequence window:
- the LGALSL gene encoding galectin-related protein, producing the protein MAGSVADSDAVVKLDDGHLNNSLGSPVQADVYFPRLIVPFCGHIKGGMRPGKKVLVMGIVDLNPESFAISLTCGDSEDPPADVAIELKAVFTDRQLLRNSCISGERGEEQSAIPYFPFIPDQPFRVEILCEHPRFRVFVDGHQLFDFYHRIQTLSAIDTIKINGDLQITKLG; encoded by the exons ATGGCGGGGTCGGTGGCCGACAGCGATGCAGTGGTG AAACTAGATGATGGGCATTTAAACAACTCCTTGGGCTCTCCAGTTCAAGCCGACGTGTACTTCCCACGACTG ATTGTGCCATTTTGTGGGCACATTAAAGGTGGCATGAGGCCAGGCAAGAAGGTATTAGTGATGGGCATCGTAGACCTCAACCCTGAGAG ctttgcCATCAGCTTGACCTGTGGTGATTCGGAGGATCCTCCCGCCGATGTGGCAATTGAACTCAAAGCTGTCTTCACAGATCGGCAGCTACTCAGAAATTCTTGTATATCTGGGGAAAGGGGTGAAGAACAGTCAGCGATCCCTTACTTCCCATTCATCCCAGACCAACCATTCAGG gtGGAAATCCTTTGTGAGCACCCACGTTTCAGAGTGTTTGTGGATGGACACCAACTTTTTGATTTTTACCACCGCATTCAAACGTTATCTGCAATCGACACCATAAAGATAAACGGGGACCTCCAGATCACGAAGCTTGGCTGA